TCGGTGATCATTGCCGGGGTGCAGACCTTCTTCTTGCTGCTGGTCAATTTCGCCGCCCACCCGTTTGCCATGATGCAGGGTCAGCTTCCGGCTGACGGTAACGGTCTGAACCCGCTGCTGCAATATCCCGAGATGGTGATCCACCCGCCCATGCTCTATCTCGGCTACGTCGGTTTCACCGTGCCGTTTGCCTTCGCCTTGGCTGCACTCGTTATGCGCTATCCGGGTGAAAAATGGATTCACATTACCCGCCGCTGGACCATGGTGACCTGGGGCTTTCTAACTTGTGGGATCTTTCTCGGCGCGCACTGGGCCTACTCGGTGCTCGGCTGGGGTGGCTACTGGGGTTGGGACCCCGTAGAAAACGCGTCGCTTATGCCGTGGCTAACCGGCACGGCGTTTTTGCATTCTGTGATGATGCAGGAGAAGCGCGGCATGCTGAAGGTGTGGAATATGTGGCTGATTTTTTCCACCTTCATGCTTTCGATCTTCGGTACTTTCCTGACCCGCAGTGGCGTTGTCAGCTCGGTTCATGCGTTTGCTCAATCTTCGATTGGCACCTGGTTCCTCATATTCCTCGGCATCATTCTCGCGGTTTGCACCTTCTTCTTTATGAAGAACCGCTCTCACTTGCGGAGCGAGCACAAGCTGGAATCGTTGGTCTCGCGCGAATCTAGCTTCGTATTCAATAACCTGCTTCTGCTGGTGGCATGTTTTACCGTTTTATGGGGGACCCTCTTTCCCGTACTGTCAGAATGGGTACAGGGACACAAAGTTACCGTCGGTCCGCCATTCTTTAATCGGGTAAATATCCCCGTCGCATTGCTGCTGCTCTTGTTGACCGCCGTCGGCCCGCTCCTTGCCTGGCGCAAGACTTCGCTCGAAAGCCTCAAGCGCAACTTCTCGATTCCCGCCATCGGTGCGCTGCTGGTGGGCGTGCTGCTCATTGCATTCGGCCTTAGGCCATGGAAAGAGAGTTCAGCCTTTTACTCGCTGATGACCATTTGCCTTTCGGCGATGGTGGCCCTCACCGTGTTCTCCGAATTTGTTCGCGGGGGACGCGTGATCTCGCGTCACACCGGACGCAATCTGCTCTCTTCCATCGTCCACCTGGTACACCGCAATACCAGGCGCTACGGCGGATACATCGTGCACTTCGGCGTGGTGGTTGTGATGATTGGCCTAGCGGGCTCCGCCTTTAATCAGGACCGCGAAAAAGAGCTGGGCTACGGCGACCGCATGAGCATCGGCGTATACACCCTGACTTGTCGCTCCTATACTCAGGACGACAAGCCCAATTACAGCAGTGAATGGGCCATCATTGATGTTTCCAAGAACGGTAAGCCGGTGGCCACTATGTTTCCCGAGCGGCGCTTTTACAAAGCCAGCCAGCAGACCTCGACCATGGTGGCAAATCGTTCAACCATGAAGGAAGACCTTTACCTTGTCTATGAGGGCATGAACCAGGACACCGGCCGTCCCATAATCAAAGCCCACCTCAATCCCCTGGTAATGTGGATCTGGGTGGGGCTGCTGGTCATGGTAGCGGGAACCGTGATTGCATTGGTTCCGAATGCTGCGGCCGTGCGCCTGACGGCCACTGCCCCGGTGCGCGTCGCCGCCACCGCGGAGGCGGGTGACTGATGCAGAGATTCCTTGCCATGGGGAAAAATCGCGCGCTGCAGGTTGCTCTGCTCTCGCTTGCGGTGATTGCCCTCATGGGCGCTGGTGATGATGCCCGCTTCAACGATCTCGGACATCGCGTCATGTGCGTGTGCGGCTGCCGTCAGATTCTGCTCGAGTGCAATCACGTGGGCTGCACGTACTCTGACCGTATGCGCGATGAATTAGCGGCGGCAATCAACCGTGGCGACAGCGACGACCTCACTCTGCAAGCCTTCGTCCAGAAATACGGCACCATTGTGCTCGCCGCGCCCACCACCAGCGGCTTCAACCGTGTGGCATGGATTGCGCCCTACATGGCACTGGTGTTCGGCTTGACCGCGGTTGTGGTAGTGATTCGAGGATGGAGAAGACCGACTGCAGGCTCACTCGCGGCCAGGTCTGGCTCCCCCGACCCCGCATTAGATCCATTTCGCAAACAGGCGCGCCGGGAGACTGAATTATGATCTTCGCCGCCTGTTCAGCATTCACATTAGCCGTCCTGGTTTACATTTTCTGGGTACCAGGGGAAGTGATATCCACTCCTGAGAAAACTCGTCTGGCCTATCTTCTTGAACGCAAAGATGTGGTTTACGAGAACCTCCGCGATCTGAATTTCGAATACAACGCTGGCAAGCTGCCGGAGGCGGACTACCAATCCATGAAGTCGTCATTAGAAGATGAAGCCGCCAAGTTGCTGGCCGAAATTTCTGCCCTGGAAGTTATTCCGCACGCCTCCTATGCGATCTCAGGTCGCCAGAAGGGAGCGCGGAATTGAGCCTCGAGGTTTTCATGCCGTCCCCACGGTCGCCAATCCGACCTCTGCTGTTTATAGTCCTGAGCACGTTGCTGCTGGCTGGTCTCGCTGCCGCCGAAGACCTCACTGGGACGGTCACCAATAAGACCACAGGCAAGCCGTCTGCCGGCGATGATGTGGTTCTAATCAAACTGGCGCAGGGCATGGAAGAGGGGGCACGAACCAAGACCAATGCCAAGGGCGAGTTCACGCTGCCGCTGGACAATGCCGCCAATCCTCACCTGGTACGGGTCAATCATCAGGCGGTAAATTACTTCCGCCAGGCTCCCCCGGGAACCAGCGCGGTTGACGTAGAGGTATATGACGTCGCCAAAAAAATCCCCGGTATTGCCACCCCGATTGACATTATGGCGTTCCAGACTGACAAAGGTTTCCTTGAAGTAGTAGAGAAGTTCGTAGTCAGGAACACTTCCACGCCGCCGCGAACGCAGATGAACGAAAACAATTATGAGTTCCAGCTGCCCAACGGCGCAATCGTAGATTCGGGCCTCGCTAAAGGACCCAACGGTCAGCCGGTAAACAGCGCCCCCGTGCCACTTGCGCAGAAAAACCGCTACGCCTTTGCCTTTCCTTTACGTCCCGGCGAAACTCAGTTTCAGGTTTCCTATCACTTGCCTTATAGCGGCCAGGCGCGCATTGAGCCCAAGCTCCTTTCGGCCATGGAGCACTTTGTGGTGATGCTGCCGAAGGAGATGCAATTCAAGCCCGAGGCCGGGAGTTTCCAGTCCATTCCTGATGAGACCGGCGCAAATGTACAGGTGGTCACTGGAGTGCAGCCCAGCCAGCCTCTTGCCTTCACCGTTGCCGGGAACGGCACATTGCACCTTGGAGATGAGCAGGCCCAAGGAGGCGGAGGCGAATCCGGCGCGGCATCGGGCCCGGAAGTTGCCAATAGCCGTCGACCTGGCGGCGGCCTTGGTCCACCCACCGACTCGCCAGATCCGTTGCACCAGTATCGCTGGTTCATCCTCTCCGGCTTTGTTGCGGTGTTGGCTTTCGGTGCGGTGTACATTGCCACCCGCAGTGCCTCTGCTCCTCGTGCGGCTGCCGGTGCGGCCGGAAACGGTGGCGCCGGTTCGCGCTCCGCGGCTCTGCAGCAACCCAATCGCTCCGCTCTGTTGCTGGAAGCTCTAAAAGAAGAAATGTTTGAACTGGAAGTCGAGCGCCAGCAGGGCCGCATCTCCCACCAGGATTACGAAAAGTCCAAGGCTGCTCTCGACCAGACCCTCCAGCGAGCGATCACCCGCAAGAAGTAAGCTCATTGTGGACTCCGGGGCACCGGCCCTTTGCTCCTTCAATGCGAGTTGGCCGTAGCTTCGGTGGAATTACCTGTCACAGCGGTTGACTTTGCAGCGTACGAACATGAGATTTGGACAGGCGTGAGCGCTTGTCTGCAATTGCAGTAGCCTTGTATTTTGGAAAGAGGAAAGGGATGACGTACAAAAGAGGTTTCATCCTCGTGCTCGTCCTTACAGCCGCTTGCGGCTTTGGGCTTACATGGATGGCCATTCACCCAACCAGCATTCGTCATTTGAATCAAAGTCGCGTGCTGCTGTTTATGTTGCTAATCTTTGCGGTTATTCCGATCTATCCCCTCTATAGGCGGTTTAAAGGGATGCATTCATTTCGTTATCTGCTGTTAATCGTGACGATCCTAACCACTACAGCGAGCGTTGTTGCAGAGTACGTCCTTCCCTCCGATGCTGGTTTAAGTGACGCCTTATTTAAAATTGGCACACTGCTGATCGTAACAACCTGCGTGGTCTTCATCTGGAATAGCCTCGTGAAACGACGGCCCGGATCACAATAGCTGGTTTGTACCGATCATGGAACAAGACGAAAAGCTGAATAGAAAAGTCGAGACGTTAAGAGGCATTTACGGTAGCAAAGGCATAGACCTCAATGAAGACGAAGTAAAGGCTCTCGCACATCACTGGGAAGCAATCCGCTTCGTGCTGCCATTCTGTGCTGCCTAATCATTCTTGCGCTTGTGGCGTTCTTAATCTTAGGTTTGTATTGTGAACCTGGCCTTCAATCGCGAACAAAGGCAATACTCCCGCTAATGGCTCAAGGCAATGATAGATTTTAATTGTGAACCGATTCTCTTAAACCGCAATTAAGGGCACCCCACCTCGACGTAATCTCGTCCTCGTTACCAGAGTGACGCTTCTCGAATCCTCATTGTCAGGTATGCTGGTGATGCATCGAGAGCAGCGTGAACTCGCTTCACGCTCCGCAACCTGCGGATAACGCAAGGTGCGTTGAACGCTTTTAACCGCGTTCGATGTGGTGAAGAAAACTTCACAACAGAATCACTCCATCTCGATGCGCTGAAAGGAAGCGCATCAATGTAGCCCATCAACCCTGGTGTCCATACCTGCATCGAGCAGCCTCGGGATCTGCTCTTTGGCTCTTCGCAATTTTCAGAGCTCTTTCTGAGCTCCTCAGTTCCCGCCAACTCCCTTGATTGTTCCGGCATCCTCTTCAGCTGGAGGTTTTATATGGCTCTCCTGGACGTTGGTGTGAAGATGCTAGCGAATCGCATGCCCAAGGTTCTTTCGCCTAAGACACATGCCATCATTGATTACGCCACCGCCGGCGCATTCTTCGTTATGGCGCCCATCCTGTGGAAGCGGAACAGGCGGGCGGCCATTGCGTCGCTGGCCTGCGGCGCGGCTGCAACCACTGCCGCCGTGCTGGCTGACCATCCAGGCGGAGCAGCAAAAATCGTGAATTTCCCCACTCACGGCAAAATGGAAGCCGGATTCTCGGGGGTTGTGGCCTCCCTGCCCAGCTTGCTCGGATTCAGCGGCGAGTGGCCGGCCATCTTCTTCCGCAGCCAGGGTTTGGCGATCGCTGCTATCAACGGCTTGACTGAATTCGAGAGCGAACTCGAAGAAGAAGAGCCTGGCTTCCGCCGTCGAGGCCGCTTCGCCGCCTAAAGCCGGGCAGAACCACGTAGGCACAGGCGCCCTCTCCTGGCTGGGGAACCATAAATCACGTGGGCACAGGCGCCCTCGCCTGTGCGGGCGAGCGTAGCTCGCCTTGAGCCCAGGGCGGATGCTCCTGCGTAAGTCGATGAGTGCATTCACCCAACTCACGTGGGCACAGGCGCCCTCGCCTGTGCGGGCGAGCGTAGCTCGCCACGCCACAAAGCACCCCGGGGAACTGAATCCCCCTCTCCGGCGTATCATCTACATAGTAGACATGGGAAACGCCTTTAAAACCGCATCTCTGCTTACCGCCCTTACTCTGGTTCTGCTGTTTATTGGGGAGTACTTTGGTGGGCGCAACGGCCTGGTCACGGCGCTGATTTTCGCCGCGCTGATCAATTTTGTCTCTTATTTCTTCTCCGACAAGATCTCCCTTGCCATGTATCGTGCGCGGCCAGTGACGCGCGAAGAGTTGCCGCGGGTTTACTCCGTGGTGGAGCGGATCACGCAGCGCGTCGGACTGCCTATGCCGAAGATTTTCGTGATTCCCACCGAGTCGCCCAACGCCTTCGCCACCGGACGCAACCCGTCGCATGCGTCAGTAGCTGTGACGCAAGGCATCCTGGATTTGCTGAATGATGAGGAACTGGAGGGCGTGCTGGCGCATGAACTCGGGCACGTACGCAACCGTGACATCCTCATCAGTTCCGTTGCTGCTACCCTCGCGGGCGCGATTACTTTCCTGGCCCGTATGGGCTATTGGGCCGGACTCTTTGGAGGTTTCGGCGGCCGCGACGACGATCGGAACCGTGGCGGGTTGGGAGCGTTGCTCATGATCATCCTCGCGCCCCTTGCCGCCATGCTGATCCAGTTGGCGGTTTCGCGCTCGCGTGAATACCAGGCCGATGAAACCGGCGCCCACTTCACCGGAAACCCTTACGCTCTCGCTAGTGCGCTGCGCAAGCTGGACGCATACTCACGGCGCGTCCCGATGGTGGCAACGCCTTCTACTGCGCACCTATTCATTATTCAGCCGGTGCTGGGGATGAATCTGGGCAGCTTGTTCTCCACGCATCCACCGATCGCAAAACGGATCGAGCGCCTCACCGGACGGCCGGCAGAATTTACCCAATAATGGTTGTGAAACGCCGTCTGCCCAACACTCTCGTAATCATTCGCCTCGTTAGCGCAGTCTGCTCTCCATAGTAAAATCAAAGCATCCATGTCAACGCAAACCGTCACCGCGTCACGCGCGGCACAACTGGAGAACCTGCTGCGCACGGTCATTCGCGGCAAGGATGATGTGGTCCGCCTGGCGCTGGTGGCGTTGTTTGCCCGCGGCCATCTGCTGATTGAAGGCGTTCCCGGCGTGGGCAAGACCACGCTTGCCCAGGCGCTCGCCCGCGCTATTGACTGCACCTTCCAGCGCGTGCAGTTCACCAGCGACATGCTTCCCAGCGACGTCCTCGGAATTTCCATTTATTCGCCGATGGAACAGAAGTTCGAGTTTCGTCGCGGCCCGGTGTTCACCAACATTCTGCTGGCCGACGAAATCAACCGCACTACTCCGAAGACACAATCCGCCCTACTTGAAGCCATGAACGAAGGGCAGGTCACCGTGGATGGCCACGCCTATTCACTCCCTCAACCTTTCCTGGTGATCGCGACCCAGAATCCCGTGGAGCACCACGGAACTTATCCGCTGCCGGAATCGCAGATGGACCGCTTCCTGATTCGCGCGCGCATGGGTTACCCGGAAGGTGACCATGAGCGCGCGATTTTGCGTTCCGAAGCCGGAGTTTCGCGGCTGGAAGAACTGCAGCCGGTGCTGAGCTCTGCCGACGTGCTCGCTATTCAACACGAAGTCATTCACGTGCACGTGGATGATTCGCTGGTCAGTTACACCCTGGAAATTGTCCGCCGCACCCGTGAATCCGAGTACTTGTCGCTGGGCGTCTCGCCGCGCGGGGCGCTCATGCTCTATCGCGGCGCTCAGGCAATGGCCTTTCTCGAAGGCCGCACCTTCTGCACTCCGGAAGACTTCAAGCCGCTCGTGGTTCCCGTGTTTGCGCATCGCGTGGTGGTGAATGCGCTCTACTCCTCGACTCTAAAGAAGACCGAGCAGGCCGAGCAGGTGCTGCGCGAGATCGTGGATAGCGTGCCCGTACCGGTCTAGTCGTCTGTTCTTTCGCTCACCATCCCAGATGTAGATAATGGCGCGATGTCTATCTTGCGCTTTTTCATGTTGCTCTCGCTGGTGGTCTGGCTGGGCGGAATCATCTTTTTCGCCTTCGTCGTCGCGCCTACGGTCTTTTCGGTTCTCCCCACCCGCCATCTGGCCGGACTGGTGGTCGCCCGCGCGCTTTCAGTCCTTCACTGGATGGGCATCATCTCCGCAGTGGTATTCCTCTGCACTTCCATCGCGTATTCGCGACTGGCGGTCGGCGACCCGCATCCTTTCGCAGCGAGGCACATTCTGGTCATCGTTATGCTGGCGCTGACTCTGATCTCGCAGTTTGGGGTCACACCGCGTCTGCACGCCTTGCGAACATCTATAGGAGAGATAGACGCTGTGCCGCCCGACAATCCGGCGCGAGTCCATTTCAATCAGCTACACGTTTGGTCCACGCGACTTGAAGGAGGAGTGTTTCTGCTGGGATTGATTGTGCTTTATCTCACCGCACGACAACTGTAACTGAGCACGAAGAACTGCTTCCCTCACCCACTATGTCTGATGTGCAAAATATCCCCATCCTGCACAATGTAGTCTTTGCCCTCCAGCCTCAGCGTACCTTTGGCGCGGGCATTCGCTTCGGATCCGGCGTCCAGCAGCGCGTCCCAGCGAATCGTCTCGGCTCGAATGAAATGCTTCTCCAAATCAGAGTGGATCGCTCCTGCCGCCTGAGGGGCGCGGGTATTACGCGGAATGGTCCAGGCGCGGCATTCATCTTCTCCCACCGTAAAAAATGAAATCACGCCAAGCAGCTCGTAGGTCTTGCGCACCAGCCGCACCAGGCCACTTTCTTTCAAACCATAGCTGGAGAGAAACTCAGCCGCATCTTCGTCGTTCATCTCCGCCAGCTCAGCCTCAACTTTGCCGCAAATGGCCGTCGCACCGGCGTTCGGGCGTGAGGCCACCTCGTCCAGTTTGTATTTTGAAATGGCATTCTCCAGTTCGCGACCCAACTCACTCGTCTCGGTTACGTTGAGCACATAAAGGATCGGCTTTTCGCTTAGGAACATGAAGCCGCGCACGCGTTTCTTGTCCTCTGCCGTCATCTCCATCTCTCGTAGAGGCCGCTCGGTTTCAAGGTGGGCTTTGGCGCGTTTCAACAGGTCGAACTCGCGCTCCAGTTCGGCGGAACGCATTTTCTTCAGGTCTTTTTCCACCCGCTCGAGGCGCTTCTCCACTTGACCGAGGTCGCTGACCATCAAATCAAAATCCACATTCTTGATGTCGCGCAGCGGATTGATGTCGCCGACGTGCGGAATCGAAGGATCGTCGAATGCCCGCACTACATGCGCCAGGGCATCTACATTGCGCAAATGGCCAATGTAGGCAGACTCCTTGAGCGCCTCCTGCCCAATTGCGCCCACATCCGCATAATCAATTGCGGCGTGTACCAGTTTGCGCGGATTGTAGAGCGCGGCCAGCCGGTCGAGCCGATCGTCCGGAACTTTCGCCACCCCAATGTGCGCCTCTCTTGGATTAGCGAGCGCGTGTTCGGAGAGCTTTGCCTTGGTAAGAATGCGAAATAGTGATGTCTTGCCTACCTGCGGCAGGCCGATGATGCCAGTTTTCATATGGAGAGAAAATGATAACAGTAGCGCGGTGCCCAAACCCTGGGCTTCCTAAAGATTGAAGTCGCAGGGCGGCTGCTTGCGATAGCCGAGGAGTTCGGCAAAATATTCAATGGCCTAATTACATCTGTTCAAGCTCGCCATGGCTGAACGATCTCGAGTACTGAGTACTGGAACTGCCTCTCTGCTATTCTTGCGCACTACAAACAATGCACCCCATTGCTCTCAGCATTCTGCTGGGCCTCACGGCTGCCCTGGCCAACGTCGCCGGCGGAGCCGTAATCATGCGGCGGCGCTGGGAGCACTCTTTTCTCCGATACTTCGTTGCCCTGGGTGCTGGCTTCATGCTGGCAACCGCGATCGTTGAAATGGTCCCTGAGAGCGTGCGCCTGCGTGGTCTTCGCGCTGGATATCTTGTGCTGCTGGGGTATTTGATCATCCATTTTTTTGAGCACACGGTGACCCCGCACTTTCATTTTGGCGAGGAAACCCACGCCGCCGAATTTGTTCATGCGCACAAAAGTTACTCGGTGCTGCTGGGACTGCTGATCCACACCTTCTTCGACGGCATCGCTATCACCTCCGGCTTTCTTCTCTCCAATGCGCTGGGGTGGATAATCTTTGTCGCCATTTTCTTGCACAAAATTCCGGAAGGCTTCACCGTGGCCTCGGTTATGCTGGCCAGCGGACGAAGCCGAGCTATGGCCTGGGCATCTTCGGTGTTGCTGGGCGCCGCCACCCTGGCTGGAGTATTGGTAATGGCAGTTTTCCGCCATGCGGTTGCTGCTGGCTTGCCGCTCTCAGCCGGGGTCACGATTTACGTAGCGGCTACCGATTTGATGCCCGAGGTCAACAAAGAGCCGGGCGTGCGAATGGCGCTGCTGGTCTTCTTTGGAGTCGGTTTACTGTTCGTTCTTGACAATTTTTTACACGTGCACTGACGTCATTTCAGCTGCCTGCGGTAGTAAAATTATTTTCTGAAGAACATGCACGCGTCATTTCCCCATCCACCCAATCCCCCAGACCCGAAACCTTTCCGGCCCATGGCAGCCGGGGAGCTTCGTGTCCCGCCTAAGCGCCATTTGCTGTCAAGCCGCGTCCGTAATCTCCTTTTCGCAGCTCTGTTCTCGTTGTTTGTGTTTGCAACCAGCCTGGTGTTGGATTACACCCTTTTGGTGCACAAGGATTCGGCGCTGGCCACGGTAGAAATCTCCGACATCTTTGCCGGGCTATTGGCGGGTATTTTATTTTTCAAGATTCTGCAGGCCTGGAGGGCGCAACGGCAGCAAATCCTTAACCGCTTACACACTATTGACGAAATGAACCATCACATTCGCAATGCGTTGCAGGTGATTTCGCTGACCGTCCATGCCAATCCTCAGCACGCCCAAGAGCTCGCCCACATTGATCAGTCGGTCAATCGCATCCAATGGACGCTGCGAGAAATCCTACCCAAGTTCTGAAGGCCACTCCAGAGCTGGCCTGAGCTAGTCCACAGTGTGTTTTGCGGTGTAGCCCTCGCGAGCGATCACTTGGTATTTCAACTCCTTGCCTCGCTCGTCGCGCACCTTCAATGGGGCGCCGTCCGGCGCTACGACCTCAATTTTCAGTTTGCGGTAAGTTCCATCCAGCTTGGGGTTCGTGGGATGGTAGGCCAGCGTGTACTGATTGCGGAGGGAATTTCCGATCTCGCGGAAAATATCCGGTAGCTCGCCTTCGAAACGAGGAAAGAATGCCCTGCCTCCGGTCATGCGAGCGAAAGTGTTCATCTGATTATCGGCCTGGAGATAATCCATCATGGCCTCAGATACGTTCGGATTACTTCCATAGCGGGCGTCAATCCACTCGCGCAATGCTCTCCCAATGCTGACGGGAAAGATGGTCACATTGGGCGTGGCTTTCACTTTCTTCATGATCTGATCCAGCGTGAGTTTGCTGAAGGTATCGCGCCCGGTAGAAACCAGAATAATTTCCTTGCGGCCCTCAATTCGATCCAGCCGATCTAAGGTGTCATAAAGTGCGTCAAAAAGATTGGTCTCACGAAAGCCCGGTATTCGCAACCGGTTCAGCCCGCCGTAAATGGCCCGCTTGTCCTGGGTAAAATCAACCAGGATTTCGGGCTTCATATCGTAAGCAACTACTGCCACCCAGTCATTCGGTTTCAGTGAGTTAGCAAAGTAGTAGGAGGCATTCAGCGCGTCATACATGAATGAATAATTCGTGGCCGCGAATTCCACCAACAGTACTGCCGTTATCGGCGCCTCAGACTGGCTGAAGCTGGTAAGTTTCTGTGGCACCCCGTCTTCCAATATCTTGAAATTCCCTGCCTTAAGCCCGGGAATGAAGTGACCGTCTTTGGTTTGAACCATTGCGTCCAGGGTCACCACCGGTACGTTTACCTGGATGGTGTAATCCGGCATACCCGGAACCTTCTTGGGGGCGGAAGGCGGCGGGGGTGGCGGCGGCTCTTCCTTCTTCTTAGGGATAGCGTAAGGGCCGGTCTCACCCTGAGGGCCCCCCGCTTCAGGAGGGGGTTCGGTCTGCTTCTGCTGGTCGGCGGATGGCGGCTGGGTATTGGGGGTCTGGGTTTGCCCGCCGGCTGCGGTGAGGGCGGTAGCCAAGATCAAGGGGAATAAAGCCCCCCAGGGAACCACAGCAGATAACCTACGGCGAATACCCGGTAAAAACCGGCAAAACTCAGGGGAAAACATGATTGCCTCTGGTATGTGAGTCTCTGTACTATAGATGCAACCTGGCGCGATCTGGTCAATTATCTCGCGTCTGGCCTGCCTCCCTCAACATAAAGACTTTGGCATTTTCCTGAAAAATGCCGGGGAGAGTGGCTGTTCTCAATGAAAAAAATTAGTGTGCGCCTCGTCCTTCCGCTGGTACTTACCTTTACCCTTCTCGGATCTGCGTCTCAAACAAGTGTAGGTCGCGATGCGACCGCCATGAAGGCCAAGATTATCCCCTTGGAGCAAATTCACGCTGGCATGCGCGGTGTCGCGTACACCGTATTCCAAGGCGTCAAACCCGAGCCCATGGATGTTGAAGTTCTTGGCGTGATGAAGAATGTCAATGGTCCGAAGGGCGACATTATCCTTGTCCGTCTGCACGGGACAAAGCCCGAGTACACCGGTGTGGTGGCCGGAATGAGCGGCAGTCCGGTTTACTTCGACGGCAAACTGGCGGGCGCGCTCGCATTTCGCATTGGCGAGTTCTCGAAAGAGCCAATCGCCGGCGTAACTCCAATCCAGGAAATGTTGGAAATCGGCGAGTTAGATACGCGCGAAGCAGCAGGAATGCCAGGTTCAGGCAAAACTGCGAACGTGGTCAGCAAGACCTCCGGCCCGGGATCGAGTTCCGGCACTTCCAGCTACACCAATTACCTGACTCCCATTGATACGCCGCTGGTGTTCAACGGCTTCACGGAAGAAGCCTTCAGGCGTTTCGCGCCCCAGTTCCAAGCTGCCGGCATTGTTCCGGTGATGGGTGCGGGATCATTCAGCGATGCTAAGCAGCCGGAGCCCATCGAGGCCGGTTCCTCCATCAGCGCGGTCCTGGTCCGCGGTGATATGAACATCGCCGCCACCTGCACAGTGACCTACGCGGATGCTTCACATTTACTGGCTTGCGGCCACCCGCTGATGCAGTTCGGCAGAATTGATCTGCCCATGAATAAGGCGCAGGTTCTGGCGACCTTGCCCTCGCCTGCGAACGCCTTCAAAATCGTCAACACTACCGAGGCAGTCGGTTCCTTCGTACAGGATCGTCACACCGGAATCATGGGTGTCTTCGGCAGGAAGCCGGACATGATCCCGGTCACCCTCAGCATCCATGGCATATCGCGTCCCAAGGAATTCCATTACGAAGTTCTCAACAACAGCAAGATCAGCCCCATGGCCATGATGGCCACCGTGTT
The DNA window shown above is from Terriglobales bacterium and carries:
- a CDS encoding heme lyase CcmF/NrfE family subunit; protein product: MPQLGSYSLLLALALSIYALLAGALALWRPDAPSERLGETARRAGIATFFSITLAALALVTAAFQNDFSVAYIFHHSNRDLPAPYKFAALWSGQEGSLLFWSWLLATYGLVLRLRHRLDARLFAYASVIIAGVQTFFLLLVNFAAHPFAMMQGQLPADGNGLNPLLQYPEMVIHPPMLYLGYVGFTVPFAFALAALVMRYPGEKWIHITRRWTMVTWGFLTCGIFLGAHWAYSVLGWGGYWGWDPVENASLMPWLTGTAFLHSVMMQEKRGMLKVWNMWLIFSTFMLSIFGTFLTRSGVVSSVHAFAQSSIGTWFLIFLGIILAVCTFFFMKNRSHLRSEHKLESLVSRESSFVFNNLLLLVACFTVLWGTLFPVLSEWVQGHKVTVGPPFFNRVNIPVALLLLLLTAVGPLLAWRKTSLESLKRNFSIPAIGALLVGVLLIAFGLRPWKESSAFYSLMTICLSAMVALTVFSEFVRGGRVISRHTGRNLLSSIVHLVHRNTRRYGGYIVHFGVVVVMIGLAGSAFNQDREKELGYGDRMSIGVYTLTCRSYTQDDKPNYSSEWAIIDVSKNGKPVATMFPERRFYKASQQTSTMVANRSTMKEDLYLVYEGMNQDTGRPIIKAHLNPLVMWIWVGLLVMVAGTVIALVPNAAAVRLTATAPVRVAATAEAGD
- a CDS encoding cytochrome c-type biogenesis protein CcmH — translated: MQRFLAMGKNRALQVALLSLAVIALMGAGDDARFNDLGHRVMCVCGCRQILLECNHVGCTYSDRMRDELAAAINRGDSDDLTLQAFVQKYGTIVLAAPTTSGFNRVAWIAPYMALVFGLTAVVVVIRGWRRPTAGSLAARSGSPDPALDPFRKQARRETEL
- a CDS encoding carboxypeptidase regulatory-like domain-containing protein, which produces MPSPRSPIRPLLFIVLSTLLLAGLAAAEDLTGTVTNKTTGKPSAGDDVVLIKLAQGMEEGARTKTNAKGEFTLPLDNAANPHLVRVNHQAVNYFRQAPPGTSAVDVEVYDVAKKIPGIATPIDIMAFQTDKGFLEVVEKFVVRNTSTPPRTQMNENNYEFQLPNGAIVDSGLAKGPNGQPVNSAPVPLAQKNRYAFAFPLRPGETQFQVSYHLPYSGQARIEPKLLSAMEHFVVMLPKEMQFKPEAGSFQSIPDETGANVQVVTGVQPSQPLAFTVAGNGTLHLGDEQAQGGGGESGAASGPEVANSRRPGGGLGPPTDSPDPLHQYRWFILSGFVAVLAFGAVYIATRSASAPRAAAGAAGNGGAGSRSAALQQPNRSALLLEALKEEMFELEVERQQGRISHQDYEKSKAALDQTLQRAITRKK
- a CDS encoding zinc metalloprotease HtpX; the encoded protein is MSAFTQLTWAQAPSPVRASVARHATKHPGELNPPLRRIIYIVDMGNAFKTASLLTALTLVLLFIGEYFGGRNGLVTALIFAALINFVSYFFSDKISLAMYRARPVTREELPRVYSVVERITQRVGLPMPKIFVIPTESPNAFATGRNPSHASVAVTQGILDLLNDEELEGVLAHELGHVRNRDILISSVAATLAGAITFLARMGYWAGLFGGFGGRDDDRNRGGLGALLMIILAPLAAMLIQLAVSRSREYQADETGAHFTGNPYALASALRKLDAYSRRVPMVATPSTAHLFIIQPVLGMNLGSLFSTHPPIAKRIERLTGRPAEFTQ
- a CDS encoding MoxR family ATPase, yielding MSTQTVTASRAAQLENLLRTVIRGKDDVVRLALVALFARGHLLIEGVPGVGKTTLAQALARAIDCTFQRVQFTSDMLPSDVLGISIYSPMEQKFEFRRGPVFTNILLADEINRTTPKTQSALLEAMNEGQVTVDGHAYSLPQPFLVIATQNPVEHHGTYPLPESQMDRFLIRARMGYPEGDHERAILRSEAGVSRLEELQPVLSSADVLAIQHEVIHVHVDDSLVSYTLEIVRRTRESEYLSLGVSPRGALMLYRGAQAMAFLEGRTFCTPEDFKPLVVPVFAHRVVVNALYSSTLKKTEQAEQVLREIVDSVPVPV
- a CDS encoding DUF4149 domain-containing protein, with protein sequence MSILRFFMLLSLVVWLGGIIFFAFVVAPTVFSVLPTRHLAGLVVARALSVLHWMGIISAVVFLCTSIAYSRLAVGDPHPFAARHILVIVMLALTLISQFGVTPRLHALRTSIGEIDAVPPDNPARVHFNQLHVWSTRLEGGVFLLGLIVLYLTARQL
- the ychF gene encoding redox-regulated ATPase YchF yields the protein MKTGIIGLPQVGKTSLFRILTKAKLSEHALANPREAHIGVAKVPDDRLDRLAALYNPRKLVHAAIDYADVGAIGQEALKESAYIGHLRNVDALAHVVRAFDDPSIPHVGDINPLRDIKNVDFDLMVSDLGQVEKRLERVEKDLKKMRSAELEREFDLLKRAKAHLETERPLREMEMTAEDKKRVRGFMFLSEKPILYVLNVTETSELGRELENAISKYKLDEVASRPNAGATAICGKVEAELAEMNDEDAAEFLSSYGLKESGLVRLVRKTYELLGVISFFTVGEDECRAWTIPRNTRAPQAAGAIHSDLEKHFIRAETIRWDALLDAGSEANARAKGTLRLEGKDYIVQDGDILHIRHSG